One Anaerohalosphaeraceae bacterium DNA window includes the following coding sequences:
- a CDS encoding DUF4174 domain-containing protein: MVIPRPRLSELKAQPPLLIIFSPTPDHRCYQMQVEQLESIRLAMQDCRLTVAEIFEQGQGRIGQTELPADGCARFREKFHICPGQFKVFLVGSDSEVHLVSEDCISWQELLMRVDNAAKTFTPSL; this comes from the coding sequence ATGGTAATACCCAGACCACGGCTCAGCGAATTAAAAGCCCAACCCCCTTTGCTTATCATTTTTTCTCCCACGCCGGATCATCGCTGTTATCAAATGCAGGTCGAACAGCTGGAAAGCATTCGGCTGGCAATGCAGGATTGTCGTCTGACGGTGGCGGAGATTTTTGAACAGGGGCAGGGACGGATTGGCCAGACGGAGCTTCCTGCTGACGGATGTGCTCGGTTTCGCGAAAAGTTTCATATTTGTCCGGGCCAGTTTAAGGTTTTTTTGGTCGGCAGCGATTCAGAAGTGCATCTGGTTTCTGAAGACTGCATCTCCTGGCAGGAACTGCTGATGCGGGTGGACAACGCGGCCAAAACCTTTACACCGAGCCTCTGA
- a CDS encoding glycosyl hydrolase family 65 protein, which translates to MHLAKHPERIYGGDPWTITEEGFHPEKQRLSESIFSLGNEYMGVRGYFEEGYSGDHLLGSYFNHLYDYLPIQHDQFFKGMITRGGAMITAVDWLYTRIRIDGEPLDLAVSRISGFRRVLDMKTLVYTREFVWHLSSGRQVHVAFTRFLNMDMTKMGCQRIVFKPLNFSGQAEIMLGLDFNPRYEIASGWTQTQTTGSADSAKGENFWREVRKDSDEAGCRILARTKGTGFPLFSSFWMRTGRPVCPRVESREKFIGLQFSLPLEENQPAWIEKIVVNHWEKNSDTEAVWEQGCALADKYAGVSFEEARRRHTAFMERVWERFGIDIEGDDETLQGVRFSILSCYQTYHGENPRLNPLCKGMTGEVYFGWAFWDTEIYCHRFHLFANPEAAKNLLMYRYHTLPEALRRARELDCRGARYPFATVSGYEDSGTWQHVDLEHHISGAVGYAIWQYVHVTGDKEFLYREGIEMLLQISRFFASAGDWSPLNGDFGLYGVMGPDEFHMMVNHNFYTNYLAKKIFLYTLEVLEEMKREAPDKYQTVVQKVGLEAGEPEDWRRMAEKMRIHQDPRTGVFEQHAGYFDLPHVEVDKIPMSEIPIYKNWAYIRIFRKNMIKQPDVLNHMFFFSEDFTLKEKRANYEFYEARTIHESSLSPSLHSILALELGKAEEGYAFFTYAARLDLDNYNRNTEQGLHATSAAGVWANLVCGYGGMRSDGAVLSFRPQIASAWKRYRFQVHYRGRLIEAEVDRTQARFRLKEGAPVDIKIYDRVYRIDSAGVQVPLELEPAEERR; encoded by the coding sequence ATGCATTTGGCGAAACATCCGGAACGGATTTACGGAGGCGACCCCTGGACCATCACAGAGGAAGGATTTCATCCGGAAAAACAGCGGCTCAGTGAATCGATTTTTTCGCTGGGCAATGAATATATGGGGGTGCGGGGCTATTTCGAGGAGGGCTACAGCGGCGACCATCTGCTGGGCAGTTATTTCAATCATCTCTACGACTACCTGCCGATTCAGCATGACCAGTTTTTCAAGGGGATGATTACCCGCGGCGGTGCGATGATTACGGCGGTGGACTGGCTGTACACCCGCATCCGGATTGACGGAGAACCGCTGGACCTTGCCGTATCGCGAATCAGCGGATTCCGGCGGGTTCTGGATATGAAGACGCTGGTTTATACGCGGGAGTTTGTCTGGCATCTTTCGTCCGGCCGACAGGTTCACGTGGCATTTACGCGTTTTCTGAATATGGACATGACGAAAATGGGCTGCCAGCGGATTGTGTTCAAGCCGCTGAATTTTTCGGGGCAGGCCGAGATTATGCTCGGACTTGATTTTAATCCCCGCTATGAAATTGCCTCCGGCTGGACGCAGACCCAGACAACCGGGTCGGCGGATTCAGCGAAAGGAGAGAATTTCTGGCGGGAGGTTCGGAAAGATTCAGACGAGGCTGGATGCCGCATTCTGGCCCGGACAAAGGGGACGGGTTTTCCGCTGTTTTCAAGCTTTTGGATGCGGACGGGACGTCCGGTTTGTCCGCGGGTCGAGAGTCGGGAGAAGTTCATCGGCCTTCAATTTTCCCTGCCGCTGGAAGAAAACCAGCCGGCCTGGATAGAGAAAATCGTTGTCAATCACTGGGAAAAGAACAGTGATACAGAGGCGGTCTGGGAGCAGGGGTGTGCCCTGGCTGATAAATATGCAGGCGTGAGCTTTGAGGAAGCTCGCCGGCGGCATACAGCGTTTATGGAGCGTGTCTGGGAGCGTTTCGGGATTGATATTGAAGGGGATGACGAGACGCTGCAGGGGGTGCGGTTTTCCATTCTGTCGTGCTATCAGACCTATCACGGAGAGAATCCGCGGCTGAATCCGCTGTGCAAGGGGATGACGGGGGAGGTGTATTTCGGCTGGGCGTTCTGGGATACGGAAATCTACTGCCATCGGTTTCATTTGTTTGCCAATCCGGAAGCGGCAAAGAATCTCCTGATGTACCGCTATCATACGCTGCCGGAGGCGCTTCGGCGGGCAAGGGAGCTGGATTGCCGAGGGGCACGCTATCCGTTTGCCACAGTTTCGGGGTATGAAGACTCGGGCACCTGGCAGCATGTGGACCTGGAGCATCATATCAGCGGGGCGGTCGGGTATGCGATTTGGCAGTATGTCCATGTGACCGGCGACAAGGAGTTTCTGTATCGGGAAGGCATCGAGATGCTGCTTCAGATATCCCGATTTTTCGCCAGTGCGGGGGACTGGAGTCCTTTGAACGGGGATTTCGGTCTGTACGGTGTGATGGGGCCGGATGAGTTTCATATGATGGTCAATCACAACTTTTACACCAATTACCTGGCCAAGAAGATTTTCCTCTATACGCTGGAGGTGCTGGAGGAGATGAAGCGGGAGGCGCCGGATAAGTATCAGACCGTCGTTCAGAAGGTCGGGCTGGAGGCGGGCGAACCGGAGGACTGGAGACGGATGGCTGAAAAGATGCGGATTCATCAGGACCCCAGGACAGGCGTTTTTGAGCAGCACGCCGGCTATTTTGACCTGCCGCATGTGGAAGTGGATAAGATTCCGATGAGCGAGATTCCCATTTACAAGAACTGGGCCTACATTCGCATCTTTCGGAAGAATATGATCAAGCAGCCGGATGTGCTGAATCATATGTTTTTCTTCAGTGAAGATTTTACTCTCAAGGAAAAACGGGCGAATTATGAGTTTTATGAGGCCCGGACGATTCACGAGTCGTCTTTATCGCCGTCGCTGCACTCGATTTTGGCGCTGGAATTGGGAAAGGCCGAGGAGGGCTATGCGTTTTTTACCTATGCGGCCCGGCTGGACCTGGACAACTACAACCGCAACACGGAGCAGGGGCTTCATGCGACGTCGGCGGCGGGGGTGTGGGCGAACCTGGTCTGCGGGTACGGCGGGATGCGCAGCGACGGTGCGGTGCTGTCGTTTCGACCGCAGATTGCCTCGGCCTGGAAGCGGTACCGGTTCCAGGTGCATTATCGGGGGCGTCTGATTGAAGCGGAAGTGGACAGAACACAGGCGCGGTTTCGGCTGAAGGAAGGCGCCCCTGTGGACATAAAGATTTATGACCGGGTGTATCGGATTGATTCGGCCGGCGTGCAGGTGCCTTTGGAACTTGAGCCGGCGGAAGAAAGGAGATGA
- a CDS encoding right-handed parallel beta-helix repeat-containing protein, with protein sequence MTGWRRHQGDIWKAPLVRDRKLRALYVNGKRAVMARKTEGVVAQGGYGTFVITGREPWARASGTHPAGIRFRAEDVGVYKNPHNVELVQTNVWSEPIVCVNRMFSEDGHTVAVLQQPYAAIAMNMSWVPFRAVPRPDRPIYVRNAFELLDEPGEFYFDQQEQMLYYYSRGEDMTTAEVYAPAVEGLVRIQGEGISRRVRNLEFYGLTFAYDDYLLSSLGDSRGWVSVQSLTQFTRYIPEGNWHRNHYNDITIPKGTVNVCNAERIRFERNRFVHLGSAAALSFENDVAEAEAVGNTFLDLMGTSINVGHPQHYRIGDGEQFPPGVEGVCSNILIANNYIRDVCLDFRQVEGMTGFFVQNVKIVHNEISDTPYGGLALGWWWGNAGIPPSTTAKNNGILYNRIGRTHRALRDGGILYVLGEQPGSEIAYNYCYDGPRCIYPDDGSAYWRIYQNVILNRPGFSDDREGLWLHIWTPACRDMEIDRNYVKADRYRSEGTRCTITRTVVEPDAPPWSPEAQAIADAAGLEEAYRDIRPLSETD encoded by the coding sequence GTGACCGGGTGGCGGCGGCATCAAGGCGATATCTGGAAGGCGCCGCTGGTGCGGGACCGAAAGCTTCGGGCGCTTTATGTCAACGGCAAAAGGGCCGTGATGGCCCGAAAGACCGAGGGGGTTGTCGCCCAGGGCGGGTACGGGACATTCGTCATCACCGGCCGGGAGCCGTGGGCCCGTGCCTCCGGAACGCACCCTGCCGGGATTCGATTTCGGGCGGAGGATGTCGGCGTTTATAAAAATCCTCACAATGTCGAGCTGGTTCAGACGAATGTCTGGAGTGAGCCGATTGTGTGTGTCAACCGGATGTTTTCCGAAGACGGCCATACAGTCGCTGTGCTTCAGCAGCCGTACGCAGCGATTGCGATGAATATGAGCTGGGTGCCGTTTCGGGCCGTCCCACGTCCTGACCGCCCTATCTATGTCCGCAATGCATTTGAACTGCTGGATGAGCCGGGGGAGTTTTACTTCGACCAGCAGGAGCAGATGCTGTACTATTATTCCCGCGGAGAGGATATGACCACGGCGGAGGTGTATGCCCCGGCTGTGGAAGGGCTTGTCAGGATTCAGGGCGAGGGGATATCCCGGCGGGTGCGGAATCTGGAGTTTTACGGGCTGACGTTTGCGTATGATGATTATCTTCTGTCTTCTCTGGGGGACTCCCGCGGGTGGGTGAGTGTGCAGAGCCTGACTCAGTTTACGCGGTATATTCCGGAGGGCAACTGGCATCGCAATCATTACAATGACATTACGATTCCCAAAGGGACTGTCAATGTATGCAATGCGGAGCGGATACGGTTTGAGCGAAACCGATTTGTGCATCTGGGCAGTGCGGCGGCGCTGAGTTTTGAAAATGATGTGGCGGAGGCCGAGGCGGTCGGCAATACGTTTCTCGACCTGATGGGGACTTCGATCAATGTCGGGCATCCTCAGCATTACCGAATCGGGGACGGGGAGCAGTTTCCGCCGGGGGTAGAGGGGGTTTGCAGCAATATCCTGATTGCCAACAACTACATTCGGGATGTGTGTCTGGACTTTCGGCAGGTGGAGGGGATGACCGGCTTTTTTGTCCAGAATGTCAAGATTGTTCATAACGAAATCAGCGATACGCCGTATGGGGGGCTGGCGCTGGGGTGGTGGTGGGGCAATGCCGGGATTCCCCCCTCGACGACAGCCAAAAATAACGGGATTCTGTACAACCGCATCGGCCGCACACATCGGGCATTACGGGACGGGGGGATTCTTTATGTGCTTGGGGAACAGCCGGGGTCGGAAATTGCCTACAATTACTGCTATGACGGCCCCCGGTGCATTTATCCGGATGACGGGTCGGCATACTGGAGGATTTATCAGAATGTGATTCTCAACAGGCCCGGCTTTTCGGATGATCGGGAGGGATTATGGCTGCATATCTGGACGCCGGCCTGCCGGGATATGGAGATCGACCGCAACTATGTGAAGGCGGACCGGTATCGCAGTGAAGGGACGCGGTGTACGATTACGCGAACGGTTGTGGAACCGGATGCGCCGCCGTGGTCGCCGGAGGCCCAGGCGATTGCGGACGCCGCCGGACTGGAAGAGGCCTATCGCGATATTCGACCTTTGTCTGAGACCGATTGA
- a CDS encoding L-rhamnose mutarotase, protein MRHFRWIVPTAIAVLGFADAFAFSPYENYLLSGKPTYAGLLARAKAGREVQLAEELLKVCTDKENVRMLRAGISNPAAFRRQIQGETWFLVVFQYAGGKPYLTAAEAFESITPELKELIEPHPRAVRYGRCWLQAEWINYIRGLNVEGAPSQVLSMVTTIRPEKESEYRSLHQTVWPGVVDQMIRGNNRNFCIFLAEIGDTLYEFFYLEYMGSDFEKDDRMNQQDPVNQRWWAQTGPCQKPLPGEKEIWSPMFPVAESAAQKESKNG, encoded by the coding sequence ATGAGACATTTCAGGTGGATTGTGCCGACGGCAATAGCGGTGCTCGGCTTTGCGGATGCGTTTGCGTTTTCTCCGTATGAGAACTACCTGCTGTCGGGCAAACCTACGTATGCGGGGCTGCTGGCCCGTGCCAAGGCGGGGCGGGAGGTCCAGCTGGCCGAGGAGCTTTTGAAGGTCTGCACGGACAAGGAGAATGTGCGGATGCTGCGGGCGGGGATTTCGAATCCGGCGGCGTTTCGGCGGCAGATTCAGGGGGAAACCTGGTTTCTGGTTGTGTTTCAGTATGCAGGCGGAAAACCCTATCTGACGGCGGCGGAGGCCTTTGAGAGCATCACGCCGGAGCTGAAGGAGCTGATTGAGCCCCATCCGCGGGCGGTGCGGTATGGGCGGTGCTGGCTGCAGGCGGAATGGATTAATTATATCCGGGGCCTGAATGTGGAGGGGGCTCCGTCGCAGGTTCTGTCGATGGTGACGACGATTCGGCCGGAAAAGGAAAGTGAATACCGCAGTCTGCACCAGACCGTCTGGCCGGGCGTGGTGGACCAGATGATTCGCGGGAACAACCGAAACTTCTGCATCTTTCTGGCGGAAATCGGGGATACGCTGTATGAGTTTTTCTATCTGGAGTATATGGGGAGCGATTTTGAGAAAGATGACCGGATGAACCAGCAGGATCCGGTCAATCAGCGGTGGTGGGCTCAGACGGGTCCCTGTCAGAAACCGCTGCCGGGGGAAAAGGAGATTTGGTCGCCGATGTTTCCCGTAGCAGAGTCAGCGGCCCAAAAGGAGTCCAAGAATGGGTAA
- a CDS encoding transketolase: MMMPCFEQRTDEKMQRAALDSLLRRKSVEYRIRLLKYIKNARAGHTGGSLSCVDILNVLYNCVLNVSPETAEDPRRDRYIQSKGHSVEALYAVLADRGFFPESDLETLCRFRSPYVGHPTRKIRGIEHNTGALGHGLAFGAGAALAGKMDALGYRVFVLLGDGELAEGSNWESMMTAAHYGLDNLTAIMDRNQLQITGRTEEVCALESLVDKFAAFGWSVREVDGHDVTALREVLSSVPFEVGRPSAVIAHTVKGKGVRFMENDAKWHHGVPSDEEYERAMEELRAQLEEAEP, from the coding sequence ATGATGATGCCTTGTTTCGAGCAGCGAACGGATGAAAAGATGCAAAGGGCGGCTCTGGATTCTCTGCTGCGCAGGAAATCCGTGGAGTACCGCATTCGGCTGCTGAAGTATATCAAGAACGCGCGGGCCGGCCATACGGGCGGCAGTCTTTCGTGCGTGGATATTCTGAATGTTTTGTACAATTGTGTGTTGAACGTTTCTCCGGAAACGGCGGAGGACCCGCGGCGGGACCGCTATATCCAAAGCAAAGGACACTCGGTCGAGGCCCTGTATGCGGTGCTGGCGGACCGGGGGTTTTTCCCGGAATCGGATTTGGAGACCCTCTGTCGGTTTCGTTCGCCGTATGTCGGACATCCGACGCGGAAGATTCGGGGGATTGAACACAATACCGGGGCTCTCGGGCACGGGCTGGCTTTCGGGGCAGGGGCGGCCCTGGCCGGCAAAATGGACGCCCTGGGCTATCGTGTTTTCGTCCTGCTGGGGGACGGGGAGCTGGCCGAAGGGTCGAACTGGGAATCGATGATGACGGCGGCCCATTACGGTCTGGACAATCTGACGGCGATTATGGACCGCAATCAGCTGCAGATTACCGGCCGAACCGAAGAGGTTTGTGCACTGGAAAGTCTTGTGGATAAGTTTGCCGCGTTCGGCTGGTCGGTGCGGGAGGTGGACGGGCATGATGTGACGGCCCTGCGGGAGGTTTTAAGTTCGGTGCCCTTTGAGGTCGGCAGGCCCAGTGCGGTGATTGCCCATACCGTCAAAGGCAAGGGCGTCCGTTTTATGGAAAACGACGCCAAATGGCACCACGGCGTCCCCAGCGATGAGGAGTATGAACGGGCGATGGAGGAGCTGCGGGCACAGCTTGAGGAGGCGGAACCATGA
- a CDS encoding DUF5060 domain-containing protein, with amino-acid sequence MPKTIRYMTAVLLVGFMGISGWGQPVTVEQWGVFEASFAGPADGNPFADVELTAAFRQGDKTVTVSGFYDGDGIYRIRFSPPGVGEWTYTTQSNRPQLTGKTGTVKAVEPGRGNHGPVRVAHTFHFAYADGTPYRPVGTTCYAWIHQPMELQEQTLKTLAESPFNKIRFCVFPKWYAYNRSEPLLYPFEGTPPSRWDFTRFNPAFFRHLEKRIQQLGEMGIEADLILFHPYDEGHWGFDRMPKEADDRYLRYVVARLAAFRNVWWSLANEFDFMDEKTPEDWDRFFQIVQRCDPYEHLRSIHNGTVLYNHTKPWVTHASIQNGSAVEDFGRAVLYRDVYVKPIVFDEVKYEGNLPQRWGNLSAEEMVLRFWEGTIAGTYVGHGETYLDPKDEIWWAKGGVLRGQSPPRIAFLRKILEEGPSGGLEPIDKWQNYPFAGKRGEYYLGYFGRQSLSEWPFELYRAGLSEGMKFRTEVIDTWTMTITAVDGVFEVKKRDNYMFVDKAGRTVPLPGRPYMAVRIRRVE; translated from the coding sequence GTGCCAAAGACAATCCGGTATATGACGGCTGTGCTGCTGGTTGGGTTTATGGGAATCAGCGGGTGGGGACAGCCCGTCACCGTGGAGCAGTGGGGCGTCTTTGAGGCATCGTTTGCGGGACCTGCCGATGGGAATCCGTTTGCGGATGTGGAGCTGACGGCGGCCTTTCGGCAGGGGGATAAGACGGTGACGGTTTCGGGCTTTTATGACGGGGACGGGATATACCGCATTCGGTTCAGTCCTCCGGGCGTGGGAGAGTGGACCTATACGACACAGAGCAATCGGCCGCAGCTGACGGGGAAAACCGGCACCGTGAAGGCGGTTGAGCCGGGCAGGGGCAATCATGGGCCGGTTCGGGTTGCCCACACGTTTCATTTTGCCTATGCGGACGGGACTCCGTATCGGCCGGTTGGAACAACCTGTTATGCCTGGATCCATCAGCCGATGGAGCTTCAGGAGCAGACGTTAAAGACGCTGGCGGAATCGCCTTTCAATAAAATCCGCTTCTGCGTGTTCCCCAAATGGTATGCCTACAATCGAAGCGAACCGCTGCTGTATCCGTTTGAGGGCACGCCGCCGTCCCGGTGGGATTTTACGCGGTTCAATCCGGCCTTTTTCCGTCATCTGGAAAAACGGATTCAGCAGCTCGGTGAAATGGGGATTGAGGCGGACCTGATTCTGTTTCATCCGTATGATGAAGGGCATTGGGGATTTGACCGGATGCCGAAGGAGGCGGATGACCGCTACCTTCGATATGTGGTGGCGCGGCTGGCGGCCTTTCGGAATGTGTGGTGGTCGCTGGCCAATGAGTTTGATTTTATGGATGAGAAAACGCCGGAGGATTGGGACCGCTTTTTCCAGATTGTGCAGCGCTGCGATCCGTATGAGCATCTGCGTTCGATTCACAACGGCACGGTTCTTTACAATCATACGAAACCCTGGGTGACGCATGCGAGCATCCAGAACGGCTCGGCGGTGGAGGACTTCGGGCGGGCGGTTCTGTATCGGGATGTCTATGTCAAGCCGATTGTGTTTGATGAAGTGAAATATGAGGGCAATCTGCCGCAGCGGTGGGGGAATCTTTCTGCGGAGGAGATGGTTCTCCGGTTTTGGGAGGGGACGATTGCAGGCACGTATGTCGGACACGGCGAGACCTATCTGGACCCGAAGGATGAGATCTGGTGGGCCAAGGGCGGCGTTCTGCGGGGGCAGAGCCCGCCGCGGATTGCTTTTCTGCGGAAGATTTTGGAAGAAGGGCCGTCGGGAGGGCTGGAGCCGATTGATAAGTGGCAGAATTATCCGTTTGCAGGCAAACGCGGGGAATACTACTTGGGGTATTTCGGCCGACAGTCCCTTTCGGAATGGCCGTTTGAATTATATCGAGCGGGGCTTTCGGAAGGGATGAAGTTTCGGACGGAGGTGATTGATACCTGGACTATGACAATTACGGCCGTGGACGGCGTCTTTGAAGTCAAGAAACGAGACAATTATATGTTTGTGGACAAAGCGGGGCGTACGGTGCCGCTGCCGGGAAGGCCTTATATGGCGGTTCGGATTCGCCGGGTGGAATGA
- a CDS encoding NifU family protein, translating into MCDTCGCGQKSFETKVSEVIDSIRPMLQNDGGDIELVGVDADHKVRVRLQGACRGCPGARMTLKMGVERLLKQRVPEVKEVVAVD; encoded by the coding sequence ATGTGCGATACATGCGGCTGCGGGCAAAAGAGTTTTGAAACGAAAGTATCGGAGGTGATTGATTCCATCCGCCCGATGCTCCAGAATGACGGGGGCGATATTGAGTTAGTCGGTGTTGATGCGGATCATAAGGTTCGTGTGCGGCTTCAAGGGGCTTGCCGAGGATGTCCCGGGGCCAGAATGACCCTGAAAATGGGGGTGGAGCGGCTTCTGAAACAGCGGGTGCCGGAAGTCAAGGAAGTCGTGGCTGTTGATTAG
- a CDS encoding sodium/solute symporter (Members of the Solute:Sodium Symporter (SSS), TC 2.A.21 as described in tcdb.org, catalyze solute:Na+ symport. Known solutes for members of the family include sugars, amino acids, nucleosides, inositols, vitamins, urea or anions, depending on the system.) — MGNPAWILAAGVVMHPLDMWVFGGYLAALLAIGGFVSYRRRRSEDLFLGDRSMGWGNVGLSIFGTNIGPTFLIASCGAGYTTGMVTANYEWMAWVFLFLLGMVFLPFYLHTKISTMPEFLKKRFGPGCYTFMTFYSLLGIAVLWIGGTLFAGGALLSQFLGWDLMPCVWLLAAVSASFTIAGGLAAVMVTDSFQSVLMIVGAALLTVIAAGRLEPFSALAQIRCVSVPAELTWKLLHPAGSDNPWYAFVLGYPVLSLWFWCSDQTIVQRALGARDLKQGQGGTLFAAFLKILPPFLFLLPGILAAQLLPGIPDDKQVFLRMVSTFLPSGLVGLMISVLVAAVISTLDSGLNSFSTIFTLDIYKRWIAPTASEHRSKQVGRITTFAAALLAVGIAWFLSRVEGTNLFNLFQGIIGYMAPPVAAVFVLGIFWRRSTAKAALLTLIVGSAVSLTIGVCDITNVFANERGEDIFPHFLLLSFYLFVGIGLFMISASCVTRHSATETPLPMLRQTYRENPGLGKAGFLGWGILAAVMIGLYLFFQFGMGAQ, encoded by the coding sequence ATGGGTAATCCGGCGTGGATTTTGGCGGCCGGAGTTGTGATGCATCCGCTGGATATGTGGGTTTTCGGGGGGTATTTGGCGGCGCTGCTGGCTATCGGCGGTTTTGTGAGTTATCGGCGCCGCCGGAGCGAGGATTTGTTTCTGGGGGACCGCTCGATGGGGTGGGGGAATGTGGGTTTGAGCATTTTCGGCACGAACATCGGCCCGACATTTTTAATCGCCTCGTGCGGGGCCGGCTATACGACCGGGATGGTCACGGCCAATTATGAATGGATGGCGTGGGTCTTTCTGTTTCTGCTGGGCATGGTTTTTCTGCCGTTTTACCTGCATACGAAAATCTCCACGATGCCGGAGTTTCTCAAGAAGCGTTTCGGGCCGGGCTGCTATACGTTTATGACGTTTTATTCTCTGCTGGGGATTGCGGTTTTGTGGATTGGGGGGACGCTGTTTGCCGGCGGGGCGCTTCTGTCGCAGTTTCTGGGGTGGGACCTGATGCCCTGTGTGTGGCTGCTGGCGGCCGTATCGGCCAGTTTTACGATTGCCGGAGGGCTGGCGGCGGTGATGGTGACGGATTCGTTTCAGTCTGTTTTGATGATTGTGGGGGCTGCACTTTTAACCGTGATTGCGGCGGGGCGGCTGGAGCCGTTTTCGGCACTGGCTCAGATTCGATGCGTTTCCGTGCCTGCGGAGCTGACTTGGAAACTGCTGCATCCGGCCGGTTCCGACAATCCCTGGTATGCATTTGTGCTCGGGTATCCGGTTTTGTCGCTGTGGTTCTGGTGTTCGGACCAGACGATTGTCCAGCGGGCTCTGGGGGCGCGGGATTTGAAGCAGGGCCAGGGGGGCACTTTGTTTGCGGCGTTTCTGAAAATCCTTCCGCCGTTTCTTTTTCTGCTGCCGGGGATTCTGGCGGCTCAGCTGCTGCCGGGGATACCGGATGACAAACAGGTATTTCTGAGGATGGTCAGCACCTTTCTGCCCAGCGGTCTGGTTGGATTGATGATTTCGGTTTTGGTGGCCGCCGTGATTTCGACACTGGATTCGGGGCTCAATTCCTTCAGCACGATTTTTACGCTGGACATTTACAAACGCTGGATTGCGCCGACGGCGTCGGAGCATCGGTCAAAGCAGGTCGGGCGCATCACCACGTTTGCGGCGGCGCTGCTGGCGGTTGGGATTGCCTGGTTTCTGAGCCGGGTGGAGGGAACAAATCTGTTTAATCTGTTTCAGGGGATTATCGGGTATATGGCTCCGCCGGTGGCGGCGGTTTTTGTGCTGGGGATTTTCTGGAGGCGCTCGACGGCCAAGGCAGCCCTGCTGACCCTGATTGTCGGCTCGGCGGTTTCCCTGACCATCGGGGTCTGCGATATTACCAATGTTTTTGCGAACGAGAGGGGGGAGGATATTTTCCCGCACTTTCTTCTGCTGTCGTTTTATTTGTTCGTGGGGATTGGACTTTTTATGATATCGGCGTCTTGTGTGACGCGGCACAGTGCTACGGAAACGCCGCTGCCGATGCTGCGTCAGACGTATCGGGAAAATCCGGGGCTTGGGAAGGCCGGCTTTCTCGGATGGGGGATTCTGGCGGCGGTGATGATCGGGTTGTATCTGTTTTTTCAGTTCGGGATGGGGGCCCAATGA
- a CDS encoding helix-turn-helix domain-containing protein has product MSIQGGSLALFWAAVPHQIVDFSKLKSYYVITIPLPWMLSWGMPEKFASQILNGRILQEPQPSSAVNDKHLFEQWFQDINQNTASTREIVLLEIKARLLRMALNLDNSKNLPDSPVSKSSIRHVGAQNFSKIETMARFIAQHYTEPIHLADVAAAVDLHPDYAAYAFKKTFGITINNFVIQHRVQHAQRLLVTTNKKVLDIAFESGFNSLSRFNTSFKELCHCTPREYREAHQLTEGS; this is encoded by the coding sequence GTGTCCATCCAAGGCGGAAGTCTTGCCCTGTTTTGGGCGGCCGTCCCCCATCAAATTGTCGATTTTTCAAAACTCAAATCATACTATGTGATTACAATTCCGCTGCCCTGGATGCTCAGCTGGGGAATGCCCGAGAAATTCGCCTCGCAGATTCTGAACGGACGGATTTTACAGGAGCCCCAGCCCTCCTCTGCGGTCAACGATAAACATCTGTTCGAACAATGGTTTCAGGATATCAATCAGAACACCGCATCCACTCGGGAAATCGTCCTGCTGGAAATCAAAGCCCGTCTGCTGCGTATGGCTTTGAACCTGGACAACAGCAAAAACCTCCCCGATTCCCCCGTCTCCAAAAGCTCCATCCGCCACGTCGGGGCCCAAAACTTCAGCAAAATTGAAACGATGGCCCGATTTATCGCCCAGCACTATACCGAACCGATTCACCTGGCCGATGTCGCCGCCGCCGTGGACCTGCATCCGGACTATGCGGCCTACGCCTTCAAAAAAACCTTCGGCATCACCATTAACAACTTTGTCATTCAGCACCGCGTCCAGCATGCCCAGCGTCTGCTGGTCACAACCAACAAAAAAGTGCTGGATATCGCTTTCGAATCCGGCTTTAACTCATTGAGCCGATTTAATACTTCCTTCAAAGAACTCTGTCACTGCACACCCAGAGAGTATCGCGAAGCGCATCAACTCACGGAGGGCTCCTGA